Part of the Salminus brasiliensis chromosome 2, fSalBra1.hap2, whole genome shotgun sequence genome, GGTCTATGAGACCAAGGGCCTCTCTGAACTTGCCCTTTGCCTGATGGGAATTTGCACAGCACCCCAAAGGTGGACCTTGCGTGTGTTGGGTCCACGCAGTCCTCCTGCATTATCTGTTCTAGGCAGAGCCCAAACAGAGTATGTGGGGTGCCTGTACACCTGATGCTTGCCTGCTGACATTACCTCACAAAAGAGTCCAAACCTTTACATGCCACTAAATAAAGTGTTTGCACTTTTCCACATCATCAACAGCTGGGTGTAGATCAGATCTCAACTGCTGTCAGTCTCTACTTCCTCTccctaaaagaaaaaagaaaaacctcagtAACTCCTTTATAAggataaatacagtttttacagttttaatgaACTGCCTTACGGATATTTACACTTCTTGTTATTTTAACAGGAACGTTACTGTTTtgaattttattcttttatagagtttttttacttttataaagTTGAAAAATATTTCTATTATAACTGTTAGTGTTGTTCTCACAATATTTAATATCAGAAGgaactttactttttttttttggtattgtAATTGAAATGGCATGAATATGAAAAAGCTCCTTACCTTAAAGCTGCATTCCACCAGTTTCTCCATTAAAAAAGCTTCTGACCCGATTGAGAACTGGGTCTGCTCCATGTTGGTCAATACGCTCAGGTAGTTCATCATGAGCTCCGTCTTCCTATAAACACAACAAACAGCAGTCCTTCAGAGAAAAGCAGTGTGAGCTTGAGGCAGTGTGACTTAATGATCATCCACTATAGTTGGgtttttctacattttctaaGAATATGATGTCATATCCCGATCCTATTACTACGCTTGAGGCAACAGCATATGGGTATTACTGAAACAGTGTCTCTCACCTCTTGCTGTATTTCTTATCAATGAAAGATTGTCTGAGAGCCTCCTGGTACGACTCCTCCTCTGACTGAGGCTCACTCAGCTCCAGTTCTGTTGAAGTGACAGAGAACCATAAATCACAGAATCAGTAAAGAACATTAAAGAACAAGCTAATTTAAGCCTTTTTAAGAACTTAAGACCAAGATGGTGTCGAGCATGATTGCTGTGTTGCGAGCTCCCTCTAGGCttagtatgtataatgtatgtatgtatagtgtaagttaatgtccagatattctgtatttttataaGTTAGCAGAAACCTCCAGGGAGGATCATCCATGGGTTATTTATGtgggttatttattattaaaacactgcagtaaacTTGTTGAATTTACTTGTGGTCTTATGGTCTGTTAACTCCTTCTATTGAACAGAGAGTATTTATCAATCAATCGTTTATTACCAAAAAGTAGTAGTCATTGTTTTACCAGCCAGCCCTTCTGTCAGGTAAGCCATGCTGTCTTACACACTTACCGATCTTCTTGATATACTCGTCTTCATCCACTTGAGTATGTTGGATCTGAAATCAGAGGTTAGTTAGAATACTGAACCATTACACATCTAGGACTTATTCTACATTGCAGGAGTCTGAACTCTGTGTACCTGCTGATTGGTGGTGTTGATTGTGAGTCCTAAGTTGTCCACTAATACTGCAAGGATGATGCTTGAAGAACAGGGAAAAAGAAGTGAATAAAGAAACATTAACATGAACTGAGTAGAGATAATCAACACCATCTGACTGGTGATGTGAGAGGTTTTGCTGCTCATTGATGGTCTTGAGTTTAACAGTGTGGTGGGATGACTGGCTAAATGCTTTATAGATCTCACTGCCTTGACTTTCGACTATTATAAATAAGAGCCAGATGAGGAAATGCCTTTGTAGACATCATTTTGTACTGTAATGGTCACAGAATAGGAAACTGGGAACACTGAGAGGTTATTCCAGGTAACTTACTTGAGGAGAATTAGGTTCTCCACTAAGATGTACAGCACAAGGAAGACCATGATGTGAGAAGCTCCTGTTAGATGTAGAAAACAAAATAGAggacaaatatatatttgtttaaaattctAGAAAATAGACAGCAGTTACaagttataaatattttattaatattgtttaatattCAAATTATTAGAAAAGGGGGAAGGTGAGCCAATCAACAGTCCCTTAAGCTACATTTACTCTGAATCGTCACAAATTAATTCAACTGAACTATTGCAAGATCTGATGCATTGAATCATTTCCTGAATCAAAACAGAATCAGACCTATTCTATTTGATTCTTTTTTCATGACTTTAGTGAGTTTCTCATGTGACTTGTTGACTACTAGAAAGACATGAGCCCTCACCTTTGGAATTGCTGGTGCTGAAGACCAGGGACCAGTCATCCAGTGTCAGCACCTGGAACAAGGTGGTGATGGTGCTCATCACGCTTCCAAACCTCTCCGGGTCAGACTCACTGTACAGCACCCGGAGAAAAATGGCAAACATGGATATAATCATAAGCATGATGAACGCCGTGGAGCCGATGGACCGGAGAGACTTCACAGCAGTTGTCAGGATCACATGCAGCGTATGGAAGGAGctagaagaagagagagagtcctcGAGTTAATATATGGGAGGAACTGAACACCCCTTTTGGTACATTGACCAAAGCTTTACCAGTTAGTGATTCAAAGTGAAAGCCACAGATATGGACACCCGTAACTGCCTGATTGACAACATCAACAAAGCTGTCATTTTTCTTACTGGATGGCTTTCAGCAAACGGAAAGCCCTGATTGCACGCGCTCCTTTCATGACCTTCAGCATGCGGAAGACGCTGGAAGTCTGCTTGCTGCCAAAGAGTCCTGAGGACTGAAGCAGTGGCAGTGTAAAGTCCACCAAGCTCATCACAACAATGATGAAGTCTGAAAGAAAAATAGGAACAGAGAAAAAATCAAGACTCTGAAGAAGTTCTAACATGCTATCATATAAAAACTCGCTCCATGAGATTTCAAAATCATCTGTACATGAATTTCAGTTTGCAGAACCTGGCTGTTATTTTAAGACCATGTCGACTACTCTTATAAGAGACAGATCAGCTCACCCATGTCATTCCAGGGGTCCAGGAAGTACTTGTGCCCCAAAACCACCAGCTTCAGCAAGAACTCCATGAGGTAGATGCCCAGGAAACAGGCATCCACAGCTGAGAACACCCAACCTATTACATCCACACAAAACAACATGTAGAAATAAGCCCTTTAACAATCCAGATGTGTAGTATcctctgcactgtgtgtgtgtgtctgtgtgtgtgtatccatcCACATGACATAGCAgtcaaaataatattttttacttttatcaTCTTTTTACACTGTGCTGTACTAGAAATCACTAAGTGTGTATGATAATGTTGCTATACTGAACTACTGAATCCCAGCACATGTCTAGAGTGTATTCatattagtgtgtatgtgtgtgtgtgtgtgtgtgtgtgtgcgtgtgtgcgtgtgtttgtgtgtgtgtttatatatcaaACTAATAGCTGAAATGTGACCATGTGACAGAGTGAACATGAGCTCTAGATAGTGTTTGACCacacctgctctcacactgaCAGTGGGGAAGGCCTGGATGATCAGCATCACAGTATCCAGCAGAACCACCAACAGAATGAAGCCACTGAAAAGAGGATTCTGGGTGAAGGCCAGAATGAGGCGGTAGATCTGCTCGACCTTCGTCCACGAATCCTTCACTGACAGACCATCGACCTCAGACTCCTCATACACACTGCACTGATCCtctacagagagacagagagagacggaCAGCGAATGATGAGTGTGTTCAGaagtgtgtgttagacagagagtataggtgtgtatgtgtgtgttagacagggagtataggtgtgtatTAGACAgggagtataggtgtgtatgtgtgtgttagacagggagtataggtgtgtatgtgtgtgttagacagagagtataggtgtgtatgtgtgtgttagacagagagtataggtgtgtatgtgtgtgttagacagggagtataggtgtgtatgtgtgtgttagacagggagtataggtgtgtatgtgtgtgttagacagggagtataggtgtgtatgtgtgtgttagacagagagtataggtgtgtatgtgtgtgttagacagggagtataggtgtgtatctgtgtgtgttagacagagagtataggtgtgtatctgtgtgtgttagacagggagtataggtgtgtatctgtgtgtgttagacagggagtataggtgtgtatgtgtgtgctagaCATAGAGTATAGGTGTGTAACTGTGAGTTACCTTCTTCTACAGGGCTCTCATGTTCTACAGTGCAGTGGTTCTGTTGTCTCGACCCACAGCACTTGTAAAGGATGTAGAAGATCAGGATGCTCACAATGGTGATCATGGTCATCTACAAACACAGAGAGCGTCTTTAAGGGTTTGGTCTGTAATGAGTGTGTTGACTGTTCTTCTAAATGTTCAGCTCTTCTACTAAAACATGTTATTCTAATCCAttatattgtgtaaaatgtctgaAGAAGTCCCTCACCCCCACGTAGAACAGGGCTCTCAGTGGCATCATAGGAAGTCCATGAACATGCAGCTCAAACAGGGCAGTATGTTCACAGGATGTGCTCCTGTCAACTcccctacaaacacacacacacacaaataagcaGTACAGAGAAACTGATGCATAGCTCTTTTTCACCACTGGGGGGCACACTCTCATCACAATCTTATACCTGTGATGTTCAAATAAAGTACACAGTGGGGCGAGGGGGCGGGGCTTGGTAGGTAAAGTTAACTCAGATAGCTCTAGTGACCAAACTGCATAAATCCTATCTGTTGTTAAAACTCCTGTTTCTCTTCAGACCTCCATTAAAAAGCAGCTTCTTTTTCTACAGCGTCATTTTCTATCAATTAAAATCAAGAGGACGTACTTGTTGGAGACCTCAATGAGGAAGAAGAAATCTGGATCCAGCAGACCCTGAGGAGTTAGATCCCCACAGGGAGAGTTTCTCTGACACAcccatctgcacacacacacacacacacacacacagttcattaTTGTAGAATAACAGAAGAGGGAGCTGTTGATGTAACTCCACTCAAAGTCAAACAGTCAAaagttttctcttctctctttctctctctctctctctctctcacacacacacacacacacacacacagttcgtTTTAAACAGAATCAGCAGTGGGAGCTCTCACCTGACCCAGTTGAAGGAGTTACGCATTACAATGAAGCCCTCTTTGGTCACGTTAACAGAGTCTGGAATGTTCTGTAACGTCCAAATAAGAGTCTCCTCGAGGCttgcactgacacacacacacacacacacagggcagtAGTTAATATTGATCATAGCAGTTAGACAGACTGTTGTAGTTGGTAAGTCAGTGGTTTGGAATCTGAACTGTCACATTCAGTCTATCTGATGTAGAAACCTGTCATTGAAGCTGTTGTAGTGCTGGATCTCCTCCTCACTGTATGCACGGATGTTGTCTCTGGAATATGGACCCCCACCTACTACCTTAAAGGTGTAGCTgtgaagaaacacacacacacacacagaggaataaAGTTTGGGATTGAGGTTAAAGTGTGGTTTGTTTGATAAGAGGATGAAAATGAaggagatttatttattttaatggttAAAAGTTTTGAGACTTTTACACCCAGATGATGCGTAAGAGCAGTAATATGAGAAATCTATggaataatgattataattCTTACCTGCCCAGGAACCTGACCAGTTCTCCAGAGACATTCTCCTTCACACCAAAGACTGGATAGaagactagagagagagagagagagagagagagagagagagagagagagagagggagagttagaTAAACTTAGATAACTAGCACACTTTGTAGAGGGGATGAGGGAAGTCTGCAGTACGAGTGGGGTCTTACGGTCTTTGTAGAAGAAGCAGGGCACGCCTTGCACTGGTTTTGGGCAGTCGAAGTAGCGGCGGTTCAGGTGTTTACTCTCCTGAAGAGTGGCGTTGAGGTCGAACACCAGCTGGCTGCCCAGCAGACACTGAGAAACGCTCTGAAAGACAGAAGCAGTTCATGATCAACGCTGGCATTATTGATGGATATTCTCATGATGCTTATTTTATGGTTCAACATTAAGAACATGATTATGAAGactcatagacacacacacacacacactaatatccCAGTCAAACACAGTTTGAAGAGCtccctgctgtaacacacctAGCAGTAACCAGTGCAGTTATGTGTAGAATGTgtgtaaactgtgctggactccaacCTTCCAGCACTAGGCTCGGGCTCCcctgcactagtgtgtgttctggGTTCTGGATTGTAAACATATGGGTGTAAAGTCATGGTTTCAGAGAGGAGAAGTAGAAGGAGATAcacacagtgttactgttaaCACGCTGCTCCTCAGTGATGTCCACCACGCCGCGCCTATCTACTCCGCTGCACGCTGACCTCTGTGGGGCTTCAAGGCCACAGGAGACCACCAGGGCCACAGCAAACAACACGGTCAGTATTTTGACCATCATTGCTGTTGAAAAAAGAATAcatatttgaataaatatttaaaatattattaatcttTTGGAAAGTTCTTATTTTCCTCATCATCTAATATTTATTGGTGTCTAATTTCTGAAATTTTCATccacattattatattacataaaatGCACTAATTATTCATATGACATGTTTTTATTCTGCAGATTTAGAGCATAGCCTTAGTTTCCCTGATGAAAAAATCAGTTACTGGTTTCTGATAGTCTGAACTGGTCCTTGATGGTCAAAGTGgtggaaaagctggtcatccaggtgaaaacacagCCTATGCTGGTAAActagctggttaagctggttgaccagtttatcTGTTGACCAGCATGTTTTATTTAGAGTTGagggtttagctggtttatgagCTACTGGCTTGGACTAGCTGgtcgactagcttggtcagcgttatcatgctggtaaaccagttaaaccatcaaactcaaacacacGTTACGCTGGTAAAGAGCTAAACTGCTCCAGTTTGAGCTGGTCAGGCTGTTTTTTCAGCAGAATTAGATTAGGTTTTTAACTTCTTCAGCACCAGCTCTCATTTCAACAAAGCTAAAGCACTGATATTTCACTTCCTAACATTTGTAGAACCAGGATCCAGTGAGGAATTTCAGTCAGTCCTAACTAAAGCATGGCTAAATGGATGGAGTGGAAGTGTGAGGACTGTGGGAACTAGTTCAgtctgttattcagtaataataataataataataataataataataatatcagcaCACAGTCTTTAACCTCCACCATACATCCCCTACTATCTCTCTCCTACATGTAGATCTAACACTTACCTAATCCCGCTGATTCCACTCTCAGCTCATCTGATCAGCTTATGAACTAAACGTCTTCACTGACTATGACGTAATCACATGTACGTTCTCATTCCGTTGCTATGGAACAACAAACGACGTCATAATCACATGATTACATTACTTTCTTCAGGGAGTGATTACATGTGTTGCATTTAAGGTGTCTTTATatggttgtttttttatcttgtcTTCAACAGGAGCTCTTCATGTGTTCTTTATGCATTTGTTATAGCAGTCTGATTAAAGACAATGTGGGTCTTTTCTGATGcctgacatttttttattttatgaaaatGACTTGATAAAACATATTtgatcaaaaatatatatatagccttaATTCTAAATAATTGTAAAGTAGCATCTACCCATCCTGCCTTTCAGTTAAGGACCCCACATTCTTACCAAAGCAGTGCCCGATGgcttatttttatatacacagtacattagattcatgtaccctattaaaagtataagatccctgaggaacctttggaaGTTCTTCAGTTTGTAACGGCGAAGAAACCTCTTAAGAAAAAGGACCTTAATAGAGGTTCTTCTTCCAGGTTCCTTAATCCTATTGAAAACATGTGGACTGTCCTCAAAAGTTGGGTCTGTTCCAGGAAATCAACAACTTGAACTGAACTCTACTCCAACTCTTGACAGAAGTGTGATCAGATATTCAAACAGAATCATGAGCTTGATGATGGGTACCAAAAGTATCTGCTCAGGGTGTGACTTGCTTATATCCTGACCCTGACTGTAAAGCTAACTAGCATTAGCTGCTAAAGCCGATAGCTTTAAGCTTATTGAGCTTCTAGTGTTTGAACTTGGCAGTCCAGGagtccattgtgtgtgtgtgtgtgtgtgtgtgagtgtgtgtgtgtgttcatgctgtCGAGCAGTGATTGAGTGTGGGTGTGGTTTCTATGGAAACGGGACCTGCTCGGACAGCGCAGGAAGTGCGGGAGTAGGCTTTTAGTTTTAGCCACCGCGTCTTACAGCTAAACCTCTGTGCGGACAAAAGCCAGttggattatttttatttgagtttttcGGAGTTTTATTTTTCCTGTGAGAGAAGCAGCTTTCCTGCAAAGGCTTCTGAGGTAGCTAGCTACAGATCTGCGAGGTCAAGTGAAGCGCATTACAGTGCTACAGTAATGGCGATGGACCAACAGGGGAGAAGTTCCCCGGGAAGTGGACGATATTACCACCTTTAACGTTcatttgttgttatttataGACCAGAACATTTTTAGGATCTTATTACGAGGGGGAATAAACACGAGAATATGTCATTTAGACTAAAGTACAGATCTGATTTAGACGTTTTAAGCACCAATAAAGAGGAGTGTAGTACAAAACTGGCGCCACCTTCGGTAGCTATGTAGTCCTGCTGGTATAGCTCCCTGTCTGAAGAATAAAAGTGGCTCATGGGATAATAAAAGTAGCTACATTTAAATACTTTATGCAGGTTTTCTGTActtactgttatttttttatattttttaatctttttaaaaaattacgaACGTTTAAAAGCAGTATACtctgggacacctgtttatgcTTTATACACTGGTGCATCTTCTAGACCTTTCAGCAATTTACACTGCAtttctaaaataaacaatacatatttatttatttgtttataatataaaaatataaaaatgttcatttttttttcattcaggtCTGTTTTGCCAGCATGTGTGAGAATGAGCAGAGGAGTGATGAATAGACGCAGTGCTGCCACAGACACAAGCTGCCGGCTGAAATCGGAGCACAAGGGCATGACACTCTCCATGACCCAGATCCTGACCCACACACGCGACACTCAGAAGTATTTCCAGGATGCTCTAGGCTCCCTCTCACTTTTtggtaacacagacatgaatGAAATGAAGGCGACaggtttgtgttttttccctcctttttttttagaGGACATTCCTTTTACTCTCTGTGCTGGACATAGCATGATGTTTAGCCTCACATTGCCATTAAAAATACAGGATGCTTAGCTTGGGGTGCAGAAAACTGTAGAAAC contains:
- the LOC140549687 gene encoding cation channel sperm-associated protein 1-like, producing the protein MVKILTVLFAVALVVSCGLEAPQRSACSGVDRRGVVDITEEQRVNSNTSVSQCLLGSQLVFDLNATLQESKHLNRRYFDCPKPVQGVPCFFYKDLFYPVFGVKENVSGELVRFLGSYTFKVVGGGPYSRDNIRAYSEEEIQHYNSFNDSASLEETLIWTLQNIPDSVNVTKEGFIVMRNSFNWVRWVCQRNSPCGDLTPQGLLDPDFFFLIEVSNKGVDRSTSCEHTALFELHVHGLPMMPLRALFYVGMTMITIVSILIFYILYKCCGSRQQNHCTVEHESPVEEEDQCSVYEESEVDGLSVKDSWTKVEQIYRLILAFTQNPLFSGFILLVVLLDTVMLIIQAFPTVSVRAGWVFSAVDACFLGIYLMEFLLKLVVLGHKYFLDPWNDMDFIIVVMSLVDFTLPLLQSSGLFGSKQTSSVFRMLKVMKGARAIRAFRLLKAIHSFHTLHVILTTAVKSLRSIGSTAFIMLMIISMFAIFLRVLYSESDPERFGSVMSTITTLFQVLTLDDWSLVFSTSNSKGASHIMVFLVLYILVENLILLNIILAVLVDNLGLTINTTNQQIQHTQVDEDEYIKKIELELSEPQSEEESYQEALRQSFIDKKYSKRKTELMMNYLSVLTNMEQTQFSIGSEAFLMEKLVECSFKGEEVETDSS